Part of the Deinococcus sp. QL22 genome is shown below.
AAATGACTACCGTCGCTGCACCCACTGTTCTCGATCAATTGAAGGCCCTTTCACATGAGATCCGCTTTGACCTCGTGCAGCGCCTGGCGCTGGGAGAGCGGTGTGTCTGTGATCTCGAAGACCTCCTTTCCCTGCCCCAGTCAAAAGTGTCGTATCACTTGGGCATTCTCCGAGACGCTGAATTGGTGCAGGCGGAGCAACGGGGTAAAAACACCTATTACACGCTCCGTCACGAACAGTTCTTTCGGTTGGGTGGGGCCCTGCTCACTGAAATATTTACGCAGCTTCCTGGTTTGACACATCAAGAAAGTTCTATATGCTGAGCACGATATGACCCGTGTCCTGATTCTGTGCACCCATAATTCGGCCCGCTCGCAGATGGCTGAAGCCCTCACCCGGGATGCGGCGCAGCGTTTGAAGGTCGATCTGGAGGTTCACTCCGCTGGGACTGAAGCGACCCGCGTTAAGGATGATGCCAAGACCGTCATGCAAGAGATTGGCCTGAGGCTGGACGCCCACACCAGCAAAACGCTGTGGGACGTGCCGGACGCGCAGAACTTCGACTACGTCATCACGGTCTGCGATTCTGCCGCCGAAGCCTGCCCGGTGTACCCCGGCAAAACGAATCGGCTGCACTATCCTTTCATCGATCCCAGCGGCGGCAGTCTCGACCGTTGGCGGGCCGTGCGCGACCAACTCCGGGTTCAATTTGATGCCTTCGTTCAAGGGTTGAAAGACGGTCAACCCGTGCCCGCGACCTACGAAGACAGCCCCAGCGTCGCGGTGGGTTAGGTGAGCGTTCCCCTGCCGCGTGCCTTGGCCGCTGAAGGCATCGGCACCTTTGCCCTGATCTTTTTCGGCCCCGGCGCTGCGGTGGTACAGGCGCAAACTGGGGCGCTCGGACATGCTGGTGTGGCTCTGGTCTTCGGTCTGACCGTCGCCACCGTCATCGCCGCCCTGGCCCCCATCAGCGGCGCACACATCAACCCGGCGGCCACCTTTGCGCTGGTGCTGGCTGGAAAGTTTCCGCTCAGTCGCGCCGTCCCCTATGTGCTGGCCCAACTCATCGGTGCATGCCTGGCCGCTTTCACCCTGCTGGCCCTGTTCGGGATGAAGGGGAATGTGGGCGTGACCGTGCCCGCCGGAAGTGTGGGTCAGGCCTTCGCCCTGGAAACGGTTCTGACGTTTTTCCTGCTGCTGGTCGCCCTGCGGTCTGGATTGCCGTGGGTGGTCGGGGGTGTGGTGGCTTTGGAGGCCATGATGGGCGGCCCGATCACTGGGGCCAGCATGAACCCGGCCCGCAGTTTTGGTCCGGCGCTCGCCAGTGGCATCTGGACGGCGCACTGGCTGTACTGGGCCGCTCCGTTGCTGGGCGCAGCTCTCGCGGTAGCGGCCAATCATTTCATCAGTCCCAGCGAACCCATTGAAACCAAGCCCCATCAGGCGCAGGAATTCGCCCCGACAGGAGAACTGCTATGACTCAGAATGAATCTGCTGCGCCCCGTCTTGCCCGTGTCTTGTTCCTCTGCACCGGCAACACCGCCCGCTCTCAGATGGCCCAAGCCCTCCTGGAGCACCGGGCGGGAGAGCGGTTTGAGGTCATGTCCGCAGGCCTCGAGCCCGGTCAGGTCAATCCACTCACGGTGAAGGCTCTGGAGGAGCTGGGGTTGCCGACGGGCCACTTGGCTGCCAAAGGGGTCAAGCCCCTGATCGCGGAGCATTTCCACTACGTCATCACCGTTTGTGACCGCGCAGAAGCCAGTTGCCCGATTTTCCCGAACGCCCGTTACCGCCTGAGCTGGCCCTTTGAAGACCCCGCTGCAGCCACTGGAACCGACCAGGAACGCCTCCAAGTGTTCCGCCGCGTGCGCGACGAGATCAATCTCAAGATCCTGGCCTGGCTCAAAGAAGGCGCATGAAGATCGCAGTGTTCGGCGACGTGCACGGCAACCGCTTTGCCTTAGAAGCTGTCGTGCAGGACATAGAACGGCATGCTCCAGACGCGTGGGTCAACCTCGGGGATCAGGTCTTCGGCGGAGCAGATCCGGCGGGGGCGTGGCAGCTTCAGCAAGCCTTGAAGGCCCAGCACGGCGTCCTGGAAGTGCGGGGCAATACTGACGAACGGTTGGGTGAGCCGCTCACCGAGACCACGGAGAAGCGGGCCATGCTGGCATGGTTGCACGCTGCCCTACCAGACGGGACAGGGACCTCCGTCGCCGGGCTGCCCACCCAGGTCACGCTGGCAGGTGGCGCCGTCATGGCGGCCCATGGGACGCCGGACAGTGCCTGGACGTATCTGCTCCTCGACGGAAAAGCGTGGGCCAGTGACGCGCTGGTGCTGGAACGCCTAGGTGATCTGGGAGCGGTCCGAGTCGTGGTGGTCGGCCACTCGCATCAGGAGCACCTGCGGCAGATCGGCCCGCTGACGGTGGTCAATGTCGGGGCGGTGAGCCGCCAGAAGGACGGCTCTCCTCTGGCCCGCTGGGTGCTGCTTGAAGGCGAAGGCGACTACTGGAACGTGACCTTCCGCCGGGTGACTTATGACGTGAACGCCGCCGCAGCCTGGGCTGAACAGCACGCCTATCAGGGGGACAAGGAAGCGGCCCAGCTCCGGACCGGCAAAGTGGGTCACTAGAGCCTGCTCCACTGTTGAGATCGGCAGTGCAGGCGACTGACTGCGGATCTGAGCGCGCCTGCACCGCAAGCTGAAACTGCGGATACGCTCCTGTCACCCCGCTCGCCTGGCGCTTTGAAG
Proteins encoded:
- a CDS encoding helix-turn-helix transcriptional regulator, which gives rise to MTTVAAPTVLDQLKALSHEIRFDLVQRLALGERCVCDLEDLLSLPQSKVSYHLGILRDAELVQAEQRGKNTYYTLRHEQFFRLGGALLTEIFTQLPGLTHQESSIC
- a CDS encoding arsenate reductase ArsC; amino-acid sequence: MTRVLILCTHNSARSQMAEALTRDAAQRLKVDLEVHSAGTEATRVKDDAKTVMQEIGLRLDAHTSKTLWDVPDAQNFDYVITVCDSAAEACPVYPGKTNRLHYPFIDPSGGSLDRWRAVRDQLRVQFDAFVQGLKDGQPVPATYEDSPSVAVG
- a CDS encoding MIP/aquaporin family protein; this encodes MSVPLPRALAAEGIGTFALIFFGPGAAVVQAQTGALGHAGVALVFGLTVATVIAALAPISGAHINPAATFALVLAGKFPLSRAVPYVLAQLIGACLAAFTLLALFGMKGNVGVTVPAGSVGQAFALETVLTFFLLLVALRSGLPWVVGGVVALEAMMGGPITGASMNPARSFGPALASGIWTAHWLYWAAPLLGAALAVAANHFISPSEPIETKPHQAQEFAPTGELL
- a CDS encoding arsenate reductase ArsC; its protein translation is MTQNESAAPRLARVLFLCTGNTARSQMAQALLEHRAGERFEVMSAGLEPGQVNPLTVKALEELGLPTGHLAAKGVKPLIAEHFHYVITVCDRAEASCPIFPNARYRLSWPFEDPAAATGTDQERLQVFRRVRDEINLKILAWLKEGA
- a CDS encoding metallophosphoesterase; its protein translation is MKIAVFGDVHGNRFALEAVVQDIERHAPDAWVNLGDQVFGGADPAGAWQLQQALKAQHGVLEVRGNTDERLGEPLTETTEKRAMLAWLHAALPDGTGTSVAGLPTQVTLAGGAVMAAHGTPDSAWTYLLLDGKAWASDALVLERLGDLGAVRVVVVGHSHQEHLRQIGPLTVVNVGAVSRQKDGSPLARWVLLEGEGDYWNVTFRRVTYDVNAAAAWAEQHAYQGDKEAAQLRTGKVGH